The genomic DNA TCGACCGTCGCCTGCAGGAGCCGCTCACGGGACCGCCGGCGGAGCTCCGCGTTGACCGATGCGCTCCGCGGGGACATGATTAACTCCTGTATTGATTGGCTCCCAGCCAATATACTCGTACCGTCCTCGCCGGCACACAGCACTCCGCCGGTCGGGGCGGTGCGTCATGCGGACCGGGCGACACGGGGGATCGCCCGGTCCGCGATGACCTCCCGACGTTCCGGCGGGGTCGGCCCGACCGTTCCGGCGCGGGCCGCGCGCCCGCCGTCCAACCGTCCGCCGGCGGACGCTCCGCGCGGTCCCGTCCAGTCGTCCGCGTGCCGCGGGCCGGGTCCCGCCCGGCGCCGCCCGCGAGGGCCGCGCCCCGCCGCCCACCGCTCGTACGCCGCGACCGCGGCCGCCACCAGGCAGGCCCCCAGCAGCCAGCCGCCCAGCACGTCCGAGGGCCAGTGCACCCCCAGGTACACCCGCGTCAGCCCCACTCCGGCCGTCGACACCGCCCCCGCCACCGCCACCGGCCGCACCAGGGTCCACCGGGCCGCCCGCGCCGCCGCCCACCACAGCAGCCCGCACACGACCGCAGCGGTCATGGCGTGCCCGGACGGGAACGCCGCGAACTCCGCCGAGTCCACCGGGTCCGGCAACCGCGGCCGCTCCCGGCCCACCAGCGTCTTCATCCCCTGCTGCACCGCGGCCGCCACCGCGCACACCCCCGCCAGCAGCGCCGCGGGGCCGGGCTCGCCGGCCCGCCACAGCGCCAGCACCACCACCCCCAGCAGGACGCGCAGCGTCAGCGGGTCCCACACCCAGTCCGACAGCACCCGTACGCCCTCCGTCAGCGCCGGGCGGCGCACCGCCACCGGGTGCAGCCCCTCCACCACCACCCGGTCGAAGGCGAGCAGTGGCGCCCAGGCGACGGCCACGAGCAGCAGGAGGAGCACGGCCGCCGCGCCGCAGCCCACGGCCGCGGCACGGACGAGCGGAGGACGGGCGACGGGCGAGACGTGTGCGGAGGGAGGCATACCGGGATCCTGCCCGCGAATCGCCCGGGCAGACGACCGACGCGTCCGTCCGGGCCGGTCGCGCCGCCTGCGCCGTCCGCGCGGTTCGCTCCGGAGCGGGTCAGGACAGGGCGCTCAGTCCCGGGGCCAGCGCCACCAGCAGCGGCACCGCCGGCACGAGAGCGGCCGCCGCCGTCAGCCGCAGCCGCCGCCCCGGCGTGAGGCGCGGCTCCGCCGTCAGCAGCCGCGTCACCCGCCGCGGCACCTCGGCGTGGTGCGCCGGACACGGCCCGAAGGCGCCCCGGTCCTCGTTCAGCCCGACCAGCGCCAGCGCGATCGCCAGCCGCCCGAACCGCTTCGACGCCGAGTCGTCCGCGGCCAGCTCCACCAGCCGGTGCATCTCGGCGCGGAACGCCGCGAACACCGGGACGCGCGGGAACCCCGACGCCAGCGCCGCCGCGCAGTGCAGCAGCCAGTCGTGCCGCGCCCGCGCGTGCCCCTGCTCGTGGGCGAGCACGGCGTCGAGCTGGCGCCCCCTCAACCGCCGCAACGCCGCCGTGGTGATGACCAGCCGGGGCCGCGGACCCGGCAGCCACCGGGCGTCGGGCCGGTCGCCCTCCACCAGTACCAGAGGGCCCGAACCCGTCTCCTCGCCCGGCAGCAGGGGCGCCCGCACCAGCAGTTCGGCGCGCTGCCGCCTGCGCCGCGCCCGGGTGTCGCGCACCTCCCGGGTGAGCATCGCCCCGGTCCACAGCCCGCCGCACGCCAGCAGCACCGCGAGCGCCGCCGACCAGGGGCCGAGCGACCCCAGGGCGTACGCCTCCACGACCGCGGCCGGCGCCGTCGCGAACACCCGGCCGCGCACCGCCTGCCAGGAGGCCGCCGCACTGAACGTCATCGACAGCGCGAAGCTCAGCAGCACCGCCGCCACCACGCACTGCCACACCCACAGGGCGACGATCGGTTCGCGCTCCGTCCAGTCGGCCCGCGCGAGCAGGCGCGGGGCCACGGCGGCGACCAGGACGCCGAGCGCGAGCAGCGCGAGGGAGACCCACATGACGCCAGCCTATGAGCGCGGCGGCGCTCCCCGGCCGACGCGGTCGCGGAAGTGACGCACGCCACGCCGCAGCGGTCCGGGACCCGCCGGCCGGGCCCCGCCGCGGCCGGTGCCGTACGCCGCCGGAGTCCGCCCCGCACACCGCGCCCCGCCGGAGGCGCGCCCCGCCGGTGCCGGGGAGGGGGCCGGGACGGGAGGAGCGCCGCGTTAGTCTCGGTGGCCGAACGGCACGCCGAGGGGAGAACGACCAGGATGGACACCGCACCGCTCAGGGACGCCCGGGAGACCTGCCGTGACGCCGTGGAGGCGGACGTCCCCGCGATCGTCTCCCTCGTCGAGTCCGCCTACCGGGGCGACGCCAGCCGCGCCGGCTGGACCACGGAGGCCGACATCCTCGACGGGCAGCGCACCGACCCGGACGGCGTGCGCGCGGTCATCACCGCGCCCGGCTCCCGGCTCCTCGTCGTCGAGCGGGACGGCGCCCCCGTCGCCTGCTGCCAGCTGGAGCGCCGCGGTGACACCGCCTACTTCGGGATGTTCGCCGTCCGCCCCGGGCTGCAGGGCGGCGGGCTCGGCCGGCGCGTCCTCGCGGAGGCCGAGCGCCTGGCCCGGGAGGAGTGGGGCGCGCGGGAGATGCACATGACGGTGATCTCCGTACGGGACGAGCTGATCGCCTGGTACGAGCGGCGCGGCTACCGCCGTACCGGGCGGACGACGCCGTTCCCGTACGGCGACGAGCGCTTCGGCGTGCCGCGCCGCGACGACCTGGAGTTCGAACTGCTCGTCAAGCGGCTGGGCTGACCCCCTCGCCCGGTCCGGGCGCCGGCTCCGTGCGGAAGACCAGCCCCCCGTCCGCCGCGTCCACGCGGACCCGGCCGCCCGCGGCGAGCCGTCCGTCGAGCAGCAGCCGCGACAGGCGGTTGTCCACCTCCCGCTGGATCGTGCGGCGCAGCGGCCGGGCGCCGTACTCGGGCTCGTAGCCCCGGCGGGCCAGCCAGTCCACGGCCTCCGGGTCGAAGTCCACGGACACGTGCTGTGCCCGCATCCGGCGCCGGGTGTCCTCCAGCAGCAGGTCGGTGATCTGCCGCAGCCGGGCCTGGGTGAGCCGCCGGAAGACGACGATCTCGTCGATGCGGTTGAGGAACTCGGGCCGGAAGTGCTCGCGCAGCGGCCGCAGCACCCGGTCGCGGGCCGCCTCCTCGTCGTCCGCCGCGTCCGCCCCGAAGCCCAGCACGCCGCGTCCGGTGCCGATGGCCTCGGAGCCGAGGTTGCTGGTCATCACGATGACGGTGTTCTTGAAGTCGACGGTGCGGCCCTGCGCGTCGGTCAGCCGCCCGTCGTCGAGCACCTGGAGCAGGATGTTGAAGACGTCCGGGTGGGCCTTCTCCACCTCGTCGAGGAGGAGCAGCGAGTACGGGTGCCGGCGCACCGCCTCCGTCAGCTGCCCGGCCTCCTCGTGGCCGACGTACCCGGGCGGGGCTCCCACCAGCCGGCTGACGGTGTGCCGCTCCTGGAACTCGCTCATGTCGAGCCGCACCATGCGCTCCTCGCTCCCGAACAGCGCGTCCGAGAGCGCGCGGGCCAGCTCGGTCTTGCCGACGCCGGTCGGGCCGAGGAACAGGAAGCTGCCGATCGGGCGGCGCGGGTCGGCCAGGCCCGCCCGCGAGCGCAGCACCGCCTCGGAGACCACCGAGACCACCTCGTCCTGCCCGACGACCCGCTTGCGCAGGTGCTGCTCCAGGCCGAGCAGCCGCTCCTTCTCCTCCTGGGTGAGCCGGCTGACGGGGACGCCGGTCTGCCGGCTGACGACCTCCGCGACGTCCTCGGCGGTCACCTCCAGCACGCGGTCGTCCCGCATCACCGGCTCGCCCCGGCCCGCCTTGATGCGGTCCTGCAACTCCTGGACGCGGTCGCGCAGCTCGGTCGCCCGCTCGTACTGCTCGGCGGCGACGGCCTGGTCCTTGTCGCGGAGCAGCTGCTCGGCCTCCCGCTCCAGGGCCCGCACGTCGGCGTCCTGGGACCGGGAGCGCAGCCGGACCCGCGCGCCCGCCTGGTCGATCAGGTCGATGGCCTTGTCCGGCAGGAACCGCTCGGTGAGGTAGCGGTCCGACAACTCGACGGAGGCCCGCAGCGCCTCGTCGGTGTAGCGGACCTGGTGGTGGGCCTCGTACCGGTCCCGCAGCCCGCACAGGATCTCCAGGGCGTCCTCCGGGCTCGGCTCGGGGACGAGGATCGGCTGGAAGCGGCGGGCGAGGGCGGCGTCCTTCTCGACGTGGCGGCGGTACTCCTCCAGCGTGGTCGCGCCGATGACGTGCAGTTCGCCGCGGGCGAGCGCGGGCTTGAGGATGTTGCCGGCGTCCATGGAGCCGCCCTCCGAGCCACCGCCGCCCGCGCCGACGACCGTGTGGAGCTCGTCGATGAAGAGGAGGAGTTCCCCGGAATGGGTCCGCACCTCCTCGATGACGGCGTTCATCCGCTCCTCGAAGTCGCCGCGGTACCGGGTGCCGGCGACCAGGCCCGTCATGTCGAGGGAGACGAGGCGCCGGCCGAGGAGGGTGTCGGGCACGTCGCCGTCGGCGATCCGCTGTGCGAGGCCCTCGACGACGGCGGTCTTGCCGACCCCGGCGTCGCCGATGAGGACGGGGTTGTTCTTCCCGCGCCGCGACAGCACCTCGACGGTCTGCTCTATCTCCGCCTCCCGGCCTATCACCGGGTCGACGCGGCCGGCGCGGGCGAGGTCGGTGAGGTCGCGCCCGTACTTGTCCAGGGTCGGGGTGCCGTGCTGCGGGGCCGGGCGCTGGTCGGCCGCGGTGTTCTCCCACCCGCCGGACGGGCCGCCGCGCGGGGCGGGCCTGAGGGAGGACGGCCCGGGCACGGAGTCCGGGTCGAACCGGGCGGCGCGCAGGATGCGGCCGGCCGCCGAGTCCGGGTTGGCGGCCAGCGCGGCGAGGACGTGTTCAGGACCGATGTAGGACGCGCCGATGTTCCGCGCCAGGTCGTGGGCGTCGAGCAGGGCGCGCTTGACGGCGGGCGTGACGGCGATCCGGGCCTGCGGCGGTCCCTCGCCGGCCGTGCGGTCGATCTCCGCGGCCAGCTCGTCGGGGTCGGCCCCGGCCCGGACGACCAGGTCGCGCGTCGGCTCGGTGTCGAGCGCGGCGCGCAGCAGGTGCTCGGTCTCCAGGTCCGCGCTGCCGTGCTCGGCCGCGTACGTGGCGGCGTCGTCCACCATGCGGCGGGCGGGCTCGCTCATCATCCGCGCGATGTCGATGTACCGCGGTCCGCGCCGGGCCGCCGAGGAGGTGGGGGCGCCTCCGAACAGGCGGGCCAGGAACTCGCTGAACGGGTCGGGGCCGAAGCCCTCGGGTCCGAGGAATCCGTTGCTCATAGATGACCGCCCCAGTCGTCCCGGTTCGTAACTGTCCGTTCGAAGTCCGTGCCGGCCGCGGCACGGTTCCGGCCAGGCGGGTTCCCCGGGGGTGCCCGTTACACCCTCGGGCCGGTGTGACGGGCCCGGTGAAACGGTCGATGTGTCCGCTTCGGCCTTGCCGGACGGGAAAAACAGCGGTGAACACTGGGGTCGGGCAGGATAATTTCCGCCAAGCCCTCTTGTGGGGGAGAACCGTGGGCGGATACGGTTCCTTTACGCGAGGTTCTCCTGTGGAGGAAGTGAGATGACGGAAATTCTTGTGCAGGATGCTGTCGGCGGCGAGCTGTCCGCCGACGTCCGGGTGGTCGACCACCCCGCATGGCCGCAGCTCAAGAATGCCGTGGAGGAGATCCGGGTCTGGCAGTCCGCCGACGGGTCCATAGACCTCGGAGCCGAGGGCGCCCCGGCCCGCGCGGACGCCGACGCCGCGCTCGACCGGGTCGTCGCCGCCGTCGAGCGGCTCTCCCCGCTGCTGCCGCACGGCACCGCGTACCACCGCGCGCTCGTCGCCGACCTGCGCAAGTGGGCGGCCGGCGGCTACGCGGTGCCGGACTTCCTCGACTCGCTGACGGCCTTCCAGCCCGCCGCCGAGCGCGTCGACGGCCGCCAGCACCTCGTCGTGTTCCCGATGTACACGCAGAACGGCAACCCGGACCGCAACCTGGAGGCCGTCGTCCTGCGCATGGTGTGGCCGGAGTGGCTCGCGGAGCTGGAGGCCACCCGCTACGACAACCCGCTCTTCTGCGGCATCACCTTCGAGGACTTCACCTCGGGCTACGACACCAACTCCGCCGTCCTCTTCCCCGAGACCGTGGCCGTCCGCGAGGCCCCCGAGCGGTTCAGCTGGGGCGGCATCTTCTGCGACCGCGAGGCCGCCCGCTTCCGCCGCGTCACCGCGGCCGCCGTCGAGACCCTCGGTGTGGAACTGCCCGCCGACATCCAGGAGATGCTCGGCGACCAGCAGCGCTGCCAGGAGGCGTTCGTCCTGTGGGACATGGTCCACGACCGCACCCACAGCCACGGCGACCTGCCCTTCGACCCGTTCATGATCAAGCAGCGCCAGCCGTTCTGGATGTACGGCCTGGAGGAGCTGCGCTGCGACCTGACCGCCTTCAAGGAGGCCGTCCGCCTCGAGGCCGAGGGCAACCCGCACGGCCGCGACGTGCAGTACGCCGTGCTGTTCGACCGGATGTTCCGCTTCCCGCTCACCGGCGACCGCGTCCGCAACTACGACGGCCTCGGCGGCCAGCTGCTCTTCGCCTACCTCCACAAGCACGACGTGGTGCGCTGGACCGACAATACCCTGCACATCGACTGGCGGCGCGCCCCCGGGGTCACCAACCGGCTGTGCGCCGAGATCGAGAAGCTCTACCGGGACGGCATCGACCGCCCGAAGCTGGTCCACTGGTTCGCCGCGTACGACTTCGTCTCCGCCTACCTCGCCCCGCACCCCGGCTCCCGCTGGGCCAAGGGCCCGGACGCGCTGGACCTCTCCCAGCCGCCGCGCAGGCTCGTCGACGACGTGCTCCCGGACGAGTTCCCGCTGAGCATGTTCTACGAGGCCCTCTCCAGGAAGCTGAAGTCGGTGATCGCCTCCACCAAGGGCATCACCCCGGCCGACGTCGAGAAGGCCGCCGCGTGAGCGAGCGCACCACGGGTACGACCGGGACGTCCGGTACGCAGACGGAGGAGACGAACACCATGACCACCAACGGCAACGGCGGACCGCTGGACGGCGCCGTCATCGCGGTCGCCGGGGCCGCGGGCCCCGCGGGCCGCGCCGCCCTGCTGCGGCTCGCCGAGGCCGGCGCGACCGTCGTCGCCGCCGACGCCGACCCCGAGCGCCTCGCGGAGGCGGTCGACGCCGCCCGCTACGCCCACGGCGGCGCCACCGTCACCGGCGAGAAGGTGGACCTGCTCGACCTGGCCGCGACCCGCGGCTGGGCCGACAGGACCGAGAAGGAGTTCGGCCGCGTCGACGGCCTCGTCCACCTCGTCGGCGGCTGGCGCGGCGGCAAGAGCTTCGCCGACACCGACCTGGCCGACTGGGAGGTGCTGGAGAAGCTGCTCGTCCGCACCGTCCAGCACACCTCCCTCGCCTTCCACGGGGCGCTGGGGCGAAGCGACCGCGGCCGGTACGTCCTGGTCAGCCAGTCCGGCGCGAGCAACCCCACCGAGGGCAACGCCGCGTACGCCGCCGCGAAGTCCGCCGCCGAGGCGTGGACCCTCGCGCTCGGCCACTCCTTCCGCAAGGCGGGGGGCGAGGAGGGCCCGAAGGCCGCTGCTGTCATCCTGGTGATCAAGGCACTGGTGCACGACGCGATGCGCGCCGAGCGCCCGAATGCGAAGTTCGCGGGCCACACCGACGCCGAGGAGCTGGCCGAGGCCGTCGCCGGCGTCTGGGACCGGCCCGCCCAGGAAGTGAATGGACAGCGCCTGTGGCTGACCCCCAAGCCGTGACCCCGCCGTTCCCCACCCGCACCGACGCGCGCCGCCACCACGACCCGTCGGTACGGGGCTTCGCCAGCGACAACTACGCGGGAGCCCACCCGGAGGTCCTCGCCGCCCTGGCCGTCGCCAACGGCGGCCACCAGACCGCCTACGGCGAGGACGACTACACCGACCACCTCCAGCGGGTGATGCACAGCCACTTCGGCCCGACCGCCGAGGCGTTCCCGGTGTTCAACGGCACCGGTGCCAACGTCACCGCCCTGCAGGCGCTCGCCGACCGCTGGGGCGCGGTGATCTGC from Streptomyces sp. MRC013 includes the following:
- a CDS encoding DUF6421 family protein gives rise to the protein MTEILVQDAVGGELSADVRVVDHPAWPQLKNAVEEIRVWQSADGSIDLGAEGAPARADADAALDRVVAAVERLSPLLPHGTAYHRALVADLRKWAAGGYAVPDFLDSLTAFQPAAERVDGRQHLVVFPMYTQNGNPDRNLEAVVLRMVWPEWLAELEATRYDNPLFCGITFEDFTSGYDTNSAVLFPETVAVREAPERFSWGGIFCDREAARFRRVTAAAVETLGVELPADIQEMLGDQQRCQEAFVLWDMVHDRTHSHGDLPFDPFMIKQRQPFWMYGLEELRCDLTAFKEAVRLEAEGNPHGRDVQYAVLFDRMFRFPLTGDRVRNYDGLGGQLLFAYLHKHDVVRWTDNTLHIDWRRAPGVTNRLCAEIEKLYRDGIDRPKLVHWFAAYDFVSAYLAPHPGSRWAKGPDALDLSQPPRRLVDDVLPDEFPLSMFYEALSRKLKSVIASTKGITPADVEKAAA
- a CDS encoding ATP-dependent Clp protease ATP-binding subunit; this encodes MSNGFLGPEGFGPDPFSEFLARLFGGAPTSSAARRGPRYIDIARMMSEPARRMVDDAATYAAEHGSADLETEHLLRAALDTEPTRDLVVRAGADPDELAAEIDRTAGEGPPQARIAVTPAVKRALLDAHDLARNIGASYIGPEHVLAALAANPDSAAGRILRAARFDPDSVPGPSSLRPAPRGGPSGGWENTAADQRPAPQHGTPTLDKYGRDLTDLARAGRVDPVIGREAEIEQTVEVLSRRGKNNPVLIGDAGVGKTAVVEGLAQRIADGDVPDTLLGRRLVSLDMTGLVAGTRYRGDFEERMNAVIEEVRTHSGELLLFIDELHTVVGAGGGGSEGGSMDAGNILKPALARGELHVIGATTLEEYRRHVEKDAALARRFQPILVPEPSPEDALEILCGLRDRYEAHHQVRYTDEALRASVELSDRYLTERFLPDKAIDLIDQAGARVRLRSRSQDADVRALEREAEQLLRDKDQAVAAEQYERATELRDRVQELQDRIKAGRGEPVMRDDRVLEVTAEDVAEVVSRQTGVPVSRLTQEEKERLLGLEQHLRKRVVGQDEVVSVVSEAVLRSRAGLADPRRPIGSFLFLGPTGVGKTELARALSDALFGSEERMVRLDMSEFQERHTVSRLVGAPPGYVGHEEAGQLTEAVRRHPYSLLLLDEVEKAHPDVFNILLQVLDDGRLTDAQGRTVDFKNTVIVMTSNLGSEAIGTGRGVLGFGADAADDEEAARDRVLRPLREHFRPEFLNRIDEIVVFRRLTQARLRQITDLLLEDTRRRMRAQHVSVDFDPEAVDWLARRGYEPEYGARPLRRTIQREVDNRLSRLLLDGRLAAGGRVRVDAADGGLVFRTEPAPGPGEGVSPAA
- a CDS encoding M56 family metallopeptidase, which translates into the protein MWVSLALLALGVLVAAVAPRLLARADWTEREPIVALWVWQCVVAAVLLSFALSMTFSAAASWQAVRGRVFATAPAAVVEAYALGSLGPWSAALAVLLACGGLWTGAMLTREVRDTRARRRRQRAELLVRAPLLPGEETGSGPLVLVEGDRPDARWLPGPRPRLVITTAALRRLRGRQLDAVLAHEQGHARARHDWLLHCAAALASGFPRVPVFAAFRAEMHRLVELAADDSASKRFGRLAIALALVGLNEDRGAFGPCPAHHAEVPRRVTRLLTAEPRLTPGRRLRLTAAAALVPAVPLLVALAPGLSALS
- a CDS encoding GNAT family N-acetyltransferase, with the protein product MDTAPLRDARETCRDAVEADVPAIVSLVESAYRGDASRAGWTTEADILDGQRTDPDGVRAVITAPGSRLLVVERDGAPVACCQLERRGDTAYFGMFAVRPGLQGGGLGRRVLAEAERLAREEWGAREMHMTVISVRDELIAWYERRGYRRTGRTTPFPYGDERFGVPRRDDLEFELLVKRLG
- a CDS encoding SDR family NAD(P)-dependent oxidoreductase — protein: MTTNGNGGPLDGAVIAVAGAAGPAGRAALLRLAEAGATVVAADADPERLAEAVDAARYAHGGATVTGEKVDLLDLAATRGWADRTEKEFGRVDGLVHLVGGWRGGKSFADTDLADWEVLEKLLVRTVQHTSLAFHGALGRSDRGRYVLVSQSGASNPTEGNAAYAAAKSAAEAWTLALGHSFRKAGGEEGPKAAAVILVIKALVHDAMRAERPNAKFAGHTDAEELAEAVAGVWDRPAQEVNGQRLWLTPKP
- a CDS encoding phosphatase PAP2 family protein: MPPSAHVSPVARPPLVRAAAVGCGAAAVLLLLLVAVAWAPLLAFDRVVVEGLHPVAVRRPALTEGVRVLSDWVWDPLTLRVLLGVVVLALWRAGEPGPAALLAGVCAVAAAVQQGMKTLVGRERPRLPDPVDSAEFAAFPSGHAMTAAVVCGLLWWAAARAARWTLVRPVAVAGAVSTAGVGLTRVYLGVHWPSDVLGGWLLGACLVAAAVAAYERWAAGRGPRGRRRAGPGPRHADDWTGPRGASAGGRLDGGRAARAGTVGPTPPERREVIADRAIPRVARSA